In one Bradyrhizobium cosmicum genomic region, the following are encoded:
- the cysW gene encoding sulfate ABC transporter permease subunit CysW — translation MTMQIADSVSLSPSEAKARAHAAAARDNLRTEPRAVRIVIIALAMIFLSVFVVLPLVVVFAQALSKGFLAYLSALADPEALSAIRLTLLVAAISVGLNLVFGLVASWAITKFEFPGKTFLITLIDLPFSVSPVISGLVFVLLFGAQGYFGGWLRDHDIQILFAVPGIALATTFVTFPFVARALIPLMQEQGTQEEEAAISLGASGLQTFFRVTLPNIKWGVLYGVLLCNARAMGEFGAVSVVSGHIRGETNTMPLLVEILYNEYQFVAAFAIASLLAMLALITLIAKTVLERHLDEGQDGNDH, via the coding sequence ATGACGATGCAGATCGCAGATTCGGTTTCGCTCTCGCCATCGGAGGCGAAGGCGCGTGCGCATGCAGCGGCCGCGCGGGACAACCTTCGTACCGAGCCGAGGGCGGTGCGCATCGTCATCATCGCGCTGGCGATGATCTTCCTCTCCGTCTTCGTCGTGCTGCCGCTCGTCGTGGTGTTTGCGCAGGCGCTCTCGAAGGGATTCCTCGCCTATCTCTCCGCGCTGGCCGATCCGGAGGCGCTGTCCGCGATCAGGCTGACGCTGCTGGTGGCGGCGATCTCGGTCGGCCTCAATCTGGTGTTCGGCCTCGTCGCCTCTTGGGCCATCACCAAGTTCGAGTTTCCCGGCAAGACCTTCCTGATCACGCTGATCGATCTGCCGTTCTCGGTCAGCCCGGTGATCTCGGGCCTCGTCTTCGTGCTGTTGTTCGGCGCACAGGGCTATTTCGGCGGCTGGCTTCGCGATCACGACATCCAGATCCTGTTCGCGGTCCCCGGCATCGCGCTCGCCACCACCTTCGTGACCTTCCCCTTCGTGGCGCGCGCGCTGATCCCCTTGATGCAGGAGCAGGGCACGCAGGAGGAGGAAGCGGCGATTTCGCTCGGCGCCTCCGGCCTGCAAACCTTCTTCCGCGTCACGCTTCCGAATATCAAATGGGGCGTGCTCTACGGCGTCCTGCTCTGCAATGCGCGTGCGATGGGCGAGTTCGGCGCCGTGTCGGTCGTCTCGGGCCACATCCGCGGCGAGACCAACACAATGCCGCTGCTGGTCGAGATTCTCTACAACGAATACCAGTTCGTCGCCGCCTTCGCGATCGCATCCCTGCTGGCGATGCTGGCGCTGATCACGCTGATCGCCAAAACCGTTCTCGAACGTCATCTCGACGAAGGACAAGACGGCAATGACCATTGA
- a CDS encoding sulfate/molybdate ABC transporter ATP-binding protein, translating to MTIEVRNLVKKFGNFAALDGVDLKVESGELVALLGPSGSGKTTLLRIIAGLDWPDSGEVLINGEDALAQGARERHVGFVFQHYALFRHMTVFENVAFGLRVQPRAIRKDEATIRARVKELLDLVQLDWLADRYPSQLSGGQRQRIALARALAIQPRILLLDEPFGALDAKVRKELRKWLRSLHHEINVTSIFVTHDQEEALEVANRVVVMDKGRIEQIGSPGDVYETPASAFVHGFIGESIELPVQIADGVVRLGDRPLRLAADGLAPGASRLFVRRHDMLIGPPGSGAFEGAVRHVRNFGPVQRAEVALSGGETIEIDAPRERELRAGDTIGLEPRRYRIFAGV from the coding sequence ATGACCATTGAAGTCAGGAATCTCGTCAAGAAGTTCGGCAATTTTGCCGCTCTGGACGGCGTCGACCTCAAGGTCGAGAGCGGCGAGCTCGTGGCGCTGCTCGGTCCGTCAGGCTCCGGCAAGACCACACTGTTGCGGATCATCGCCGGGCTCGATTGGCCCGATTCCGGCGAGGTGCTCATCAATGGCGAGGATGCGCTGGCGCAGGGCGCGCGCGAACGTCATGTCGGCTTCGTGTTCCAGCACTACGCGCTGTTCCGCCACATGACGGTGTTCGAGAACGTCGCCTTCGGCCTGCGCGTGCAGCCGCGCGCGATCCGCAAGGACGAGGCAACCATCCGTGCGCGCGTCAAGGAGCTGCTCGATCTCGTGCAGCTCGACTGGCTCGCCGACCGCTATCCGAGTCAGCTCTCCGGCGGCCAGCGCCAGCGCATTGCGCTTGCGCGCGCGCTCGCGATCCAGCCGCGCATCCTCTTGCTCGACGAGCCGTTCGGCGCGCTCGACGCCAAGGTGCGAAAGGAGCTGCGCAAATGGCTGCGCTCGCTGCATCATGAGATCAACGTGACCTCGATCTTCGTCACCCACGACCAGGAGGAAGCGCTGGAAGTCGCCAATCGCGTCGTGGTGATGGACAAGGGCAGGATCGAGCAGATCGGCTCCCCCGGCGACGTCTACGAGACTCCGGCGTCCGCCTTCGTGCATGGCTTCATAGGTGAATCCATCGAGCTGCCGGTCCAGATTGCCGACGGCGTTGTACGGCTCGGTGACCGGCCGCTCCGCCTTGCGGCGGACGGTCTTGCGCCTGGCGCGTCAAGGCTGTTCGTGCGGCGACACGACATGCTGATCGGCCCGCCCGGCAGCGGAGCCTTCGAGGGCGCCGTGCGGCATGTCCGTAACTTTGGCCCGGTGCAGCGGGCCGAGGTGGCACTCTCGGGCGGCGAGACCATCGAGATCGACGCCCCGCGCGAGAGGGAATTGCGTGCCGGCGACACGATTGGCCTCGAGCCCCGCCGCTACCGGATATTTGCGGGCGTCTAA
- a CDS encoding CAP domain-containing protein, with protein MRAAAAILIALLLASCAGNEAPIQQQPSMYADMAVPGTKLDAQAAAIMISQYRQNNALGTIVVDPDLMRLAESQSNAMAAANKMDHDVRAPLAKRLAAGGYPATVAVENISAGYHTLAEAFSGWRDSPPHRANMLKGGVTKLGIAASYAPGTKYKVFWTMILASTDPR; from the coding sequence ATGCGCGCTGCGGCCGCGATACTCATTGCTTTGCTTCTCGCCAGCTGTGCCGGCAATGAGGCACCGATCCAGCAGCAGCCGTCGATGTATGCCGACATGGCGGTCCCGGGCACCAAGCTCGATGCCCAGGCGGCCGCGATCATGATCTCGCAATACCGCCAGAACAACGCCCTCGGCACCATCGTAGTCGACCCCGATCTGATGCGGCTTGCCGAATCCCAGTCCAATGCCATGGCGGCGGCCAACAAGATGGACCATGACGTCCGCGCGCCCTTGGCCAAGCGCCTTGCCGCCGGCGGATATCCCGCGACCGTGGCGGTCGAGAACATCTCGGCCGGCTATCATACGCTGGCGGAAGCGTTTTCCGGCTGGCGCGACTCGCCCCCGCACCGTGCCAACATGCTCAAGGGTGGTGTCACAAAATTGGGCATCGCGGCGAGCTATGCTCCGGGCACCAAGTACAAGGTGTTCTGGACCATGATCCTGGCCTCGACGGACCCCCGATAA
- a CDS encoding DUF3734 domain-containing protein, with protein MTDHTSPESASVPANAQRVLVLQGGGALGSYQAGAYQSLCGYGFEPEWVAGISIGAVNAAIIAGNEGPTRVKRLKEFWEMVSAPVPWKPIGKSDHSRELFNSTSAALIATFGVPGFFTPRVPPAPLWPPGSPQAESYYDTAPLKKTLERLVDFDRINDLKTRLSVGAVGVTSGNFKYFDNYEFKKLGKTIGPEHIMASGALPPGFPSVVIDGEHYWDGGIASNTPLDYVLDAEVDRDMLIFQVDLFSARGDLPNSLLEATEREKDIRFSSRTRMNTDKNRQLHNARRAVRDLISKLPDYLKNDPSVEFLAKVSRESTVTVVHLIYRSKNYESSSKDYDFSHVAMVEHWEAGVHDVHLSMRHKDWLERPQSGETMVTYDLTGDVTAPPPKRSE; from the coding sequence ATGACCGATCACACCAGTCCTGAATCCGCCAGCGTCCCCGCGAATGCGCAACGCGTCCTGGTGTTGCAGGGTGGCGGCGCGCTCGGCTCCTATCAAGCTGGCGCCTATCAGTCGCTGTGCGGCTACGGCTTCGAGCCGGAATGGGTCGCCGGCATTTCGATCGGCGCGGTCAATGCCGCCATCATTGCCGGCAACGAAGGCCCGACCCGCGTCAAGCGGCTCAAGGAATTCTGGGAAATGGTCTCGGCGCCGGTGCCGTGGAAACCGATCGGCAAGAGCGACCATAGCCGCGAGCTGTTCAACTCGACCAGCGCCGCGCTGATCGCGACCTTCGGCGTGCCCGGCTTTTTCACGCCGCGGGTCCCGCCCGCGCCGCTGTGGCCGCCCGGCAGTCCGCAGGCCGAGAGCTATTACGACACCGCGCCGCTGAAGAAGACGCTGGAGCGGCTGGTCGATTTCGATCGCATCAACGATCTGAAGACGCGGCTGTCGGTCGGCGCTGTCGGCGTCACCTCCGGCAACTTCAAATATTTTGACAATTACGAGTTCAAGAAGCTCGGCAAGACCATCGGCCCCGAGCACATCATGGCCTCCGGCGCGCTGCCGCCGGGCTTTCCCTCCGTCGTGATCGACGGCGAGCACTACTGGGACGGCGGCATCGCCTCAAACACGCCGCTCGACTATGTGCTCGACGCCGAGGTCGATCGCGACATGCTGATCTTCCAGGTCGACCTGTTCAGCGCGCGGGGCGATTTGCCGAATTCGCTGCTTGAGGCCACCGAGCGCGAGAAGGACATCCGCTTCTCCAGCCGGACGCGGATGAACACCGACAAGAACAGGCAGCTGCACAACGCCCGCAGGGCCGTGCGCGACCTGATTTCCAAATTGCCCGATTATCTCAAGAACGACCCTTCCGTGGAATTCCTCGCGAAGGTATCGCGTGAAAGCACCGTCACCGTGGTGCACCTGATCTACCGCAGCAAGAACTACGAATCCTCGTCCAAGGACTACGACTTCTCGCATGTCGCCATGGTCGAGCATTGGGAAGCCGGCGTGCACGACGTGCATCTGTCGATGCGCCACAAGGATTGGCTCGAGCGGCCGCAGTCCGGCGAGACCATGGTGACCTACGATCTCACGGGGGACGTCACCGCGCCCCCGCCAAAAAGGAGCGAATGA
- a CDS encoding 3-hydroxybutyrate dehydrogenase, whose product MGSLSGKNAVVTGSTSGIGLAYARAFAGAGANVVINGFGSPEDIEKERAKIESDFSVKAVYSPADMTKPAEIAEMIALGEKSFGSVDILVNNAGIQFVSPIEEFPIEKWDQIIAINLSSAFHAIRAAVPGMKKKGWGRIINTASAHSLVASPFKSAYVSAKHGIAGLTKTVALEVATSKITCNCISPGYVWTPLVEKQIPDTMKARNLTREQVINDVLLDAQPTKEFVTSEQVAALALFLCGDDAAQITGSNLSIDGGWTAE is encoded by the coding sequence ATGGGTAGTCTGTCAGGCAAGAACGCCGTCGTGACCGGATCGACCAGCGGCATCGGGCTTGCTTATGCGCGCGCCTTCGCCGGCGCCGGCGCCAATGTCGTCATCAACGGCTTCGGCTCGCCGGAGGACATCGAGAAGGAGCGCGCGAAGATCGAGTCCGATTTCAGCGTCAAGGCGGTCTACTCGCCCGCCGACATGACCAAGCCGGCGGAGATCGCCGAGATGATCGCACTGGGCGAGAAAAGCTTCGGTTCGGTCGACATTCTCGTCAACAATGCCGGCATCCAGTTCGTCTCGCCGATCGAGGAATTCCCGATCGAGAAGTGGGACCAGATCATCGCGATCAACCTGTCCTCGGCCTTCCACGCCATTCGCGCGGCTGTCCCTGGCATGAAGAAGAAGGGCTGGGGCCGCATCATCAACACGGCGTCGGCGCACTCGCTGGTGGCCTCGCCCTTCAAGTCGGCCTACGTATCGGCCAAGCACGGCATCGCCGGCCTGACCAAGACCGTCGCGCTGGAAGTCGCGACCAGCAAGATCACCTGTAACTGCATCAGCCCCGGCTACGTCTGGACGCCGCTGGTCGAGAAGCAGATCCCCGATACGATGAAGGCGCGCAATCTGACGCGCGAGCAGGTCATCAACGACGTGCTGCTCGACGCCCAGCCGACCAAGGAATTCGTCACCTCCGAGCAGGTCGCGGCCCTCGCGCTGTTCCTGTGCGGCGACGATGCCGCGCAGATCACCGGCAGCAACCTCTCGATCGACGGCGGCTGGACGGCGGAGTAA
- a CDS encoding sulfite exporter TauE/SafE family protein translates to MIDPLYVASGFGVGLLVGMTGVGGGSLMTPLLILLFGIHPATAVGTDLLYAAATKTGGSVVHGWSRSVHWPAVLRLACGSIPASGLTLLVLWKLDLRGDSERNLVNIVLCFALLLTATSLIFRKSIMERYRKRLERVDERTTSIATVITGIVLGVLVSISSVGAGAVGVTVLLLLYPRLPMATIVGSDIAHAVPLTLVAGVGHWALGDVDWALMGVLLLGSLPGIIVGSFSATRVPEPVLRLVLASVLFVVAGKIMFAELNLSSAIVTALAWSH, encoded by the coding sequence ATGATCGATCCGCTTTACGTCGCCTCGGGGTTTGGCGTCGGCCTGCTTGTCGGGATGACCGGCGTGGGTGGCGGCTCATTGATGACGCCACTCCTGATCCTTTTGTTCGGCATCCACCCCGCCACCGCTGTCGGAACCGACCTGCTCTACGCCGCCGCGACCAAGACCGGCGGCAGCGTCGTGCATGGCTGGTCGCGCAGCGTGCACTGGCCGGCGGTGCTGCGGCTGGCCTGCGGCAGCATTCCGGCGAGCGGGCTGACCCTGCTCGTGTTGTGGAAGCTCGACCTCAGGGGCGATTCCGAGCGCAACCTCGTCAACATCGTGCTGTGTTTTGCGCTGCTCCTGACCGCCACCTCGCTGATCTTCCGCAAGTCGATCATGGAGCGTTACCGGAAACGCCTCGAGCGGGTCGACGAGCGCACCACCTCGATTGCGACCGTCATCACCGGCATCGTGCTCGGCGTGCTGGTCTCGATTTCATCGGTCGGCGCCGGCGCGGTCGGCGTCACCGTGCTGCTGTTGCTCTACCCGCGACTGCCGATGGCGACCATCGTCGGCTCCGATATCGCGCACGCGGTGCCGCTGACGCTGGTGGCGGGCGTCGGACACTGGGCGCTTGGCGACGTCGATTGGGCCCTGATGGGCGTGCTGCTGCTGGGCTCGCTGCCCGGCATCATCGTCGGCAGCTTCAGCGCGACGCGCGTACCGGAGCCGGTGCTGCGCCTCGTTCTCGCCAGCGTGCTGTTCGTGGTCGCCGGCAAGATCATGTTCGCGGAGCTGAACCTGTCGTCGGCGATCGTGACGGCGCTGGCGTGGAGCCATTGA
- a CDS encoding ABC transporter ATP-binding protein: MSLLEVDRINTLYGDSHVLFDLSIRVEEGEVVALLGRNGAGKTTTLRSIMGVLAPKSGEIRLDGKPISGLAPSAIANMGVQLVPEERAIFGGLTVEENLRIAALTAPNAWSFERIYGVFPRLKERRKSLGRTLSGGEQQMLSIARALIRDARIILLDEPFEGLAPLIVRDLVNVAASLAREGRTMIVVEQNVAAALSFATRVYGLNNGHVVFEGTSAELTANPDLARDFLGVGA, translated from the coding sequence ATGAGCCTGCTTGAAGTCGACCGCATCAACACGCTGTACGGCGATTCCCACGTCCTGTTCGACCTCTCGATCCGGGTCGAGGAAGGCGAGGTCGTGGCGCTGCTGGGTCGCAACGGCGCCGGCAAGACCACGACGCTGCGCTCGATCATGGGCGTGCTGGCCCCAAAGAGTGGCGAGATCCGGCTCGACGGCAAGCCGATCAGCGGTCTCGCTCCCTCTGCCATCGCCAACATGGGTGTGCAGCTCGTTCCTGAGGAGCGCGCGATCTTCGGCGGACTGACGGTGGAGGAGAACCTGCGCATCGCCGCGCTGACCGCGCCGAACGCCTGGTCGTTCGAGCGCATCTACGGCGTATTTCCCCGACTGAAGGAACGACGCAAGTCTCTGGGTCGCACGCTGTCTGGCGGCGAGCAGCAGATGCTCTCGATCGCCCGCGCGCTGATCCGCGACGCCCGCATCATCCTGCTCGACGAGCCGTTCGAGGGACTGGCGCCGCTGATCGTGCGCGATCTCGTCAACGTCGCCGCCAGTCTCGCCCGCGAGGGGCGCACCATGATCGTGGTCGAGCAGAACGTCGCCGCGGCGCTGAGCTTTGCCACCCGCGTCTATGGCCTCAACAACGGCCATGTGGTGTTCGAGGGTACCTCCGCCGAACTCACCGCCAATCCGGACCTGGCGCGGGATTTCCTCGGCGTCGGAGCCTGA
- a CDS encoding ATP-binding cassette domain-containing protein, whose protein sequence is MSIARSGGLRSHTPELAILVMLIAAPVVLPHLGFSIDLLTRVLNWGLIGLGFDILFGLAGLLSFGQAAFYGVGGFVTAYLLVSGTLTSVWLALAAGTISAGAFGLVVGWLAVRRIGIYFTMITLAFGQMAYFIENSPLSHYTGGENGIPGVPVPVLGFGEHAIRIGAGLPMYVLFAATFFGAYVLARRIVRSPVGAILLAIKENTARVAMLGHNVPAYKLTAFVIAALYAGLAGGLLGSFQSYMPPDAFSLETSGQLVVQTIVGGANTLVGPLVGAAVWLWLRDNLQLIPGLSTLWKLVLGIAFIVLVVGLRRGICGEIIHWWTERRTLSARQAAEAVTETIEAGGAVKPALSRERDATLPLPSPATGDSDIALEACALARHYGGLKAVDGVSFKVRCGSIHAVIGPNGAGKSTLFKMLLDEVSPTSGHVLLFGSQVTGHGVSRTAQFGIAKSNQLNQLFPNLSVRKNLRIAALARRRGPLRIDLLRTADSLPEVEAQIDAIMALLDLAVRADTPAHILAYGEKRRLEIGMALATSPKVLLLDEPLAGMSPSERAATCALIRDIAQTCTIVIVEHDLDAIFGLAERITVLYEGRLLADGTADEIRGNQQVQDAYLGGLHAHEPA, encoded by the coding sequence ATGAGCATCGCACGATCGGGCGGGCTGCGGAGCCACACTCCGGAGCTCGCGATTCTCGTCATGCTGATCGCGGCGCCCGTCGTGCTGCCGCATCTCGGCTTTTCGATCGACCTGCTGACGCGGGTGCTGAACTGGGGCCTGATCGGGCTCGGCTTCGACATCCTGTTCGGGCTCGCCGGCCTGCTGTCGTTTGGTCAGGCCGCGTTCTACGGCGTCGGCGGCTTCGTCACCGCGTATCTGCTGGTTTCCGGGACGCTGACGAGCGTCTGGCTGGCGCTCGCCGCCGGCACGATTTCCGCCGGCGCGTTCGGGCTTGTCGTCGGCTGGCTCGCGGTACGCCGCATCGGCATCTACTTCACGATGATCACGCTGGCGTTCGGCCAGATGGCCTATTTCATCGAGAACTCGCCGCTGTCGCACTACACCGGCGGCGAGAACGGCATTCCCGGGGTGCCGGTGCCCGTGCTCGGCTTCGGCGAACATGCCATCCGCATCGGCGCAGGCTTGCCGATGTACGTGCTGTTCGCAGCGACCTTCTTCGGTGCCTACGTGCTGGCGCGCCGCATCGTCCGCTCTCCCGTCGGCGCGATCCTGCTCGCGATCAAGGAGAACACCGCGCGCGTCGCGATGCTCGGCCATAATGTGCCGGCCTACAAGCTTACAGCCTTCGTCATCGCCGCGCTCTATGCGGGACTGGCCGGCGGCCTGCTCGGCTCGTTCCAGAGCTACATGCCGCCCGACGCGTTCTCGCTGGAGACGTCCGGCCAGCTCGTGGTTCAAACCATCGTCGGCGGCGCCAACACCCTGGTTGGGCCGCTGGTCGGCGCGGCCGTCTGGCTTTGGCTGCGTGACAATCTCCAGCTCATTCCCGGTCTCTCGACGCTCTGGAAACTGGTGCTCGGCATCGCCTTCATCGTGCTGGTCGTGGGCCTCCGCCGCGGCATCTGCGGCGAGATCATCCATTGGTGGACCGAGCGCCGGACACTTTCCGCGCGCCAGGCCGCGGAGGCCGTGACCGAGACCATCGAGGCCGGCGGCGCGGTGAAACCTGCATTGAGCAGGGAGCGCGACGCCACCCTGCCATTGCCCTCACCCGCCACCGGCGACAGCGACATTGCGCTGGAGGCCTGCGCGCTGGCGCGGCACTATGGCGGCCTGAAAGCCGTCGACGGCGTTTCGTTCAAGGTTCGCTGCGGCTCCATTCACGCGGTGATCGGTCCGAACGGCGCCGGCAAGAGCACGCTGTTCAAGATGCTGCTGGACGAGGTCAGCCCGACCTCGGGTCATGTGCTGTTGTTCGGATCGCAAGTCACCGGCCACGGCGTCAGCCGGACCGCGCAGTTCGGCATCGCCAAATCCAACCAGTTGAACCAGCTCTTCCCGAATCTCTCGGTGCGAAAGAATTTGCGCATCGCCGCCCTGGCGCGCCGCCGCGGACCGCTGCGGATCGACCTGCTGCGCACCGCCGACAGCCTGCCCGAGGTGGAGGCGCAGATCGACGCGATCATGGCGTTGCTCGACCTTGCCGTACGCGCCGACACGCCGGCCCACATCCTCGCCTATGGCGAGAAGCGGCGGCTCGAGATCGGCATGGCGCTGGCGACGAGCCCAAAGGTGCTGTTGCTCGACGAGCCCCTCGCCGGCATGAGCCCGTCGGAGCGCGCCGCGACCTGCGCACTGATCCGCGACATCGCCCAGACCTGCACCATCGTCATCGTCGAGCACGATCTCGACGCGATCTTCGGCCTCGCCGAGCGTATCACCGTGCTCTACGAAGGCCGCCTGCTCGCCGACGGCACCGCGGACGAGATCCGCGGCAATCAGCAGGTTCAGGACGCTTACCTCGGAGGGCTTCACGCGCATGAGCCTGCTTGA
- a CDS encoding branched-chain amino acid ABC transporter permease, with product MPSWPALASQAFNGLALGSLLALVSSGLTIILGTLGVLNFAHGALFAVGAYAAFVMLQYTQSFLLAIAVGCGFMLVLGFLLERLIIRFFYGRPHEDQILVTYGIGIVLVECVRAVFGGNAQRVPTPSWGQGATQLGFLIYPTYRLQLIAIIATLLVGLYLVLYRTSMGLVVRAGIENPGMVGILGINLRRTFLLVFAIGVVAVGLAGMLYAPVVAVTPDMGGANFMAQSFVVIVLGGLGSFPGAVVGGLIAGEIVSLTSAFNSSYSEVMLYALMALLLVLRPQGLFGSEGRV from the coding sequence ATGCCAAGCTGGCCCGCCCTCGCCTCGCAGGCCTTCAATGGCCTCGCCCTCGGTTCACTGCTGGCGCTCGTCAGCAGCGGCCTGACCATCATCCTGGGCACGCTCGGTGTCCTGAACTTTGCCCACGGCGCATTGTTCGCCGTGGGCGCCTATGCCGCCTTCGTCATGCTGCAATACACCCAGTCGTTCCTGCTCGCGATCGCGGTCGGCTGCGGCTTCATGCTGGTGCTTGGCTTCCTGCTCGAGCGCCTGATCATCCGATTCTTCTACGGCCGGCCGCATGAAGACCAGATCCTCGTCACCTACGGCATCGGGATCGTGCTCGTGGAGTGCGTGCGCGCCGTCTTTGGCGGCAACGCGCAGCGCGTGCCGACGCCGTCATGGGGACAGGGCGCCACCCAGCTCGGCTTCCTGATCTATCCGACCTACCGCCTCCAGCTCATCGCCATCATCGCAACGCTGCTGGTCGGCCTCTATCTGGTGCTCTACCGCACGTCGATGGGTCTCGTGGTCCGCGCCGGAATCGAGAACCCCGGCATGGTCGGCATCCTCGGCATCAATCTGCGGCGCACCTTCCTGCTGGTGTTCGCGATCGGCGTCGTCGCGGTTGGCCTCGCCGGAATGCTGTATGCGCCGGTCGTGGCGGTGACGCCGGACATGGGCGGCGCGAACTTCATGGCGCAGTCCTTCGTCGTGATCGTGCTCGGCGGCCTCGGCTCGTTCCCAGGTGCGGTGGTCGGCGGCCTGATCGCCGGCGAGATCGTCAGCCTCACCAGCGCATTCAACTCCTCCTATTCGGAGGTGATGCTCTACGCGCTGATGGCATTGCTGCTGGTGCTGCGCCCGCAGGGCTTGTTCGGCTCGGAAGGACGGGTATGA